The sequence tttaaaatctctaCTTAGAAACTTAGGCTTAGATCGTATATTAATCATTTCTCCATCACCGTCCATCCGTACCATAATCCATGTGACTGTTATATACAAAGCTTATTCTAGTTATTTTTCTGCAGATATGCATCTGAAGGCATCAAAGCAGCCTGTGACTGGGCATACAAAGGTGTGACTGATGGTTCAGTTTTAGAAGGTAAGAAATGAATGCTTATGAGCTCAATAGTTGTGCATGTTGGTTCGCCCTTCTGCATACAAGAATAACATGAAAGCTAATTGCAGATGAATATTTCCTCTCCCGTTTACCAATAGTCAACACGCGGCTGGCGCAAGCTGGAGTTCGGTTGGCAGCCATTCTCAACCATTATTTCAAGTGATAGTACTAGTTTCTTCTATACTTCATTGGATTATATACAGCATGGCTGATGTTTTTATACCACAGTAGTGGTCTGCCACTATCGTCTAAACTAGGTTCTAGCCATTGcttctaaatgtataaattatCATTATTCCAGTCATCTAGCACTCTTTTTCCTTTGTAAAGCTGCTGATCCACACATTTATATTCACACTTGATTAAAAGTAACTTTAAAGGCTGCTTTCTTATATCTTCTAGCTACAGATTTTTCACAGGAATCTCTAAGCAGATGGCTCTAATTAACACTATCTATTGTTCCAAAGGAAGATCAAAATTATTTCAGATAGGTCACCTTTCATAGTCATCATTCACTACAGAACATTAGAGTGAATATCCTCACATCAGGCAATGTTTTGATTTGGAAGTTAACTTACTTTATAAATCGTAACAAACAACTTTAAAACAAACTCTGTCATGAAATAACTCACAGTTTGAAAGTGTATCGAGTATGCTAAGTACTAAGGTTTCCTTACAACAAGGACAGGGCAATTTGCATTCTGAACACAGTAGTTGCTCACGCTCCCTAGAAGAGTCCTGTATCAAGACAATGGTATCAGCacccaataattttaattttcatgtcTCACGACAagaatattttctaattgccaaATAGATCTCATGCACTAAGCAAGGTGGTAGAGCTCTAACCCACattgatatttataagaatcGAAATAAGAAGAGCAAAGAATGAACTTGCAGAACATGGGAATCATTAACCCCAACAGTCAATATCCTTATACATACAAATGAAAAAAGTGTGAAGAGTGTAATTGCTTGTGCATGTAAAATAAAGTATTTCTTCTGCCTTTCACTGTAGGTCTAAGCCATATTAAACAGACCTGAGTTAGGATCACAGGAATAATTGAAAGGTAAAGAGTTATGTGTCTAACAGGTGCTTTCAAGTTTGGCTTCATTATAAAagtagaatataaaaaatattgacttCATTACAAGGAAAAGAGTTATATCCTCTTCGCTGTTAATCAAGTGGAGGGAAAATTTTCAATCTGGCTTTATAAACTTCAAGCTCAGCAGTTCCTTGTTTAAACCTTTTCAACATTAAAATCAATCTTAACAAATGAATTGAGTCCTATATTGAGTGTTAGTGGGAGTTTGACTATGCCTGTGTTAAATGTGTCGTGCATGATCTTAACATTGGAATGCAACCATCCTTCAATTTTGGGATGTAGTTCCACTTAGTACATTCTTATGGGTTGTTTCATTTGGTTGTAGGGATATTTTGTTGCATCATTAAGCACATAAGCATTGCATCAAAATTAAGATGAAAAGAAACTAACCTTTTGAGTTTTCCAAGGCCACGCTCACCTAAAACAAGTAAATTGATGTTGAACTTTTGAACTGCATCACATATGGCAGTACTAGGATCCCCCACCTCAGTAAGTGTCTTTGCATTTACCTGTGAAAACAAACATCAACAAAACTCCAGTCTTTCACATGGCTGTGGTCCAAAGGAGGAAACAATATGGAACTGCATTCATCTAGATCTGAACATGTGAACTCCCAAGCATGAGTATCaataaaagataacaaaatttacattcagATGCACTTATTCatttaacccctaggggttggctcaagtggtaaggacCTTGGTCTTGGTGCTATGCTCCTTCTAGgtttaaggttcaaatcctcttgtTTGCAAACAATTCCAACGGGCCATTGGATTGGGGGAATTTCTACTTGAATTACCCAAGCTGCACTTGCgagaaactccttgccaagaGCCTATGCACCCCGAGATTAGTCGGGGCCTTGTTCTCGGACTcccggtgccaatcaaaaaataaaaagatgccccattcatttaatattaaacatatttagTTGAATGAATTGATCAGTTGGCACATCAATGTTGTATATGGCTTCTCTTGACCAAGGAGGGGCAAATGGGAAGTCCAAtgctaagaaaaatataagccAGAACATACAGGGTGGAAACTGCACTGTAAATTTTCTCTCCACAACTATTATTTGAGATGTTGTTGCCctcatctttgttttttttttttttgaacttgcAAATGATATATAAATGATTGAGGTATTCTAATTGGTGCAGCAAAAAGAAACTTACATCTACTTGATGTAGACTAAAGTATTAATCTCTCGTTGATAAATGTAATAGTAGGCATTAAGGATCCATGATAAAGCAATAAAAAGAAGTAAAGACTGAATTTGAAACTAAACTTCAAAGGCCGAGTTTCAAGATGCAAGAGACAGAAGATGTCTGAATTTCGCATATTATCAGCTTTATACTCTCATTGTTAAGAGAATATTTCAAACTGAACCATTTATTAATCTTACTATTGATTATTGACAACACGTCTTTCAACTCTTAAGTCATTGATGATCATTCAAAGTCGCCTTAAGTTTCAGTACTCCCTGATCAGAATATTAAGTTTCACATGCTTACAAATATGCAAGAACTTTTGTACAAAGCATAGGTCCATAAACTTTTTGAAGCAATATTTAAGAGATCCATAGAAAATTCAAAAGCCAATAGAAACTCAACAGTAAACACAGTATACAAGATCCAGAAGAAACCACTATATCTTTTCCTCCAACCCTTTGGCCATATGGAGAGCtttcaaaggaagaaaagaaggcTTAAAAGAACTAACTAAATGACCCCACCTCTGCAAGTCTTGGATGATTACATTGATATTTCCATGTCATTTCAATTGCTAAATTGCAAAGTAAACCAAAATGGATCGAATATTAAGAGAATTTCATGGACATACCCCACGACTAGCACATATATCCTTAGCTTTCTCCAGATAAGCCAGGGCTAGCTTCTTATGATTTTCTTGAACAGACGCAACGAAGTCCGGATCTGTGATGCAAAAAGATGCTTAATCGTAAATAAACCTTAAACCCATTTTCCATTCGTGCTGAAAAGAATTGAAAGAAGTGAAAGAGACGAAAGAAGTTGAAGAACTTAACTGGCTGAAACAGGGCAGTACATGCGAGCAGAGCCAAGAGATGCAGCGTAGGTGTAATTACTTTTGGTGGGAGGTTGAGCCATGAAGATCACAAGCGGCGACTTGGTTATGGATTCTTTGAGATTGTCGAGTAACCAAATCAGAGCATAGTGACTGTACTCGCTCTCATCGATTGCCACCATCACCTTCTTCTCAGTCTCAGCTCCTCCTCCTCCCAATATCTCAGCAGCCATTTACGCAGGTTTGGGCTTCAGACACACACAGATAGTTCAAAAACCAGAATCTCTGTCACGGAAAAATATAGATAGAGAGACAGTACACGATGTTTTTGCTCAAAGTCGGAAGTTTGTATTGGggttttatgtttgttctgagtTTTGGGTTACTTGATTTTTCAGCTCATAACGGTCAGTCAACCTTCGAGTAATGGACCCGTTTTGAGACAGTGGATAAGGATGCTCTTCCCATGCGTCTAATCCTCCGTCTCTGGTCGGGGGAAGAGTTTTGTTGCATATCTTAAtctataatttgagaaaaaaaatatttgtttataaacattttgaaatatttatttgttattatttattgattcaTCGATTATTTTATGTGACATCAGATAACGATAAAAGAAGATAAGGATGCCTCACGTTGAAATGTTCCTTCCTCTCTTCGCTCTTCGGATTCTGATATGCGTTATTTCAGgagttttgttattattatactcacatattatatatcatatttttttatttttaaactaattaaattcttttatttattattcatatatcacatatttaataagaaaaaaaatataatatataaaaataataaatagaattttttcttccatctttACATTTTAATTAATCGGTCATTGAATCCATAGTTTTAGAGTTGATTTAAGAATATAGAAcatatattctcaaatattttctttttaaatattatttaaatataaaataatttttaatttttaattttttcatctaatcattacttaatttttacaacttttctaaattcttaaaTAAGACACAACTTtatacaactttctcaaaattttaaacaaaaattatattcaaatttttttaaaaatttataatattattattcaattttttctctctaatttttcaaaactctaataaaatatcttaattaaaaatattttattactatttacaaatcatttcattactcaaaaatattttgagatattcttaatatccaaacgtgGTCTAGTATCGCTTTGAAAGTCCCCTCTCCCTCCCGCGAATCGaccaaacataattaaaaccaATATTATTCTCCATCCTCATGAATTGATTTAGTCATTTTTAGTCAACTGGGTATATGTTAAGTGGTGTCATAAATTAATCACGTAAATGAAAAGTGGCACCTATTGGTGTAATTGATAATAACAAAATTAAGatgaagaataatatttatttctcaaaaacttcatgagttttatttttcataatgttATCACTTTCTTTTATGATTAGAATTGTACCAATTTCTTCTAAGATTGTATTATTCAAATCATGTGGCTTCGTTTGGAAAGTAAACTCATcctaactcatttcaacttatcattacaactttttcaaatctcaatacaaaatataataaataattcaactttttcaaatcttaaaataataataataataataaataatattctaataatattttatcatctcaactcaactcagtttaacatccaaacgcactcttaatgagcggtgctactctgctgcTTGAGTAGCACCACTTATTGTTACCATTAGTTgcttctgtattttttttttctattcatatttttaatatatttaaatatttttaaaaaaataaaaaaaaatacaccaatacacttaaaatcaattccttcatccttaagtaaaaaaataaaaaataaaaaaataaaattcactgAATGGTCAAATAGAGTGGTAACTATTGGCCAGcatagtatttttttcaaacttaatatCATTCTCAACAGCAACAAAGTGGTTGATGAAGGTTTGTTGCCGCCGTGATAAGATGGTTAATTCGGTTTGAGGCGGCGGCCCATTTGACTAAATCGTCGTCTAGAATTAGACATTCAAATAGCTTGAAGAATTACATCTATTTTtgtcaatttcattttcttgcaTTGCTGCACCTAACATTCATCTGAAACTGGTAGGTGCTCTTTGAAGCTTTGTAGAATAAATAACAAAGCAAGATCATTCCAATATTCTTTGTCTAAAATACTTATAAACCAAAGTTTTATGATGAGAAGAATATGCGagtttaatcatttaatttatattctgatatcatattaaatcactattTGTATCATAAACTTTGATcaagaattaaaagatgaatCTCAATAATCTTATTTACGAGCATTCTTAGTATAGACTTAGGGCTAGTATGGACACttcaaatattttagaattatataaataatagtgaaatagtttgagttaaaatatttaatttattgaattttgggaAATGGTTTTACAATGGTTTTACATTTGGAATATGAGTTATAGATGGAAGGCAAACAGAGG comes from Juglans microcarpa x Juglans regia isolate MS1-56 chromosome 8S, Jm3101_v1.0, whole genome shotgun sequence and encodes:
- the LOC121244655 gene encoding universal stress protein YxiE-like: MAAEILGGGGAETEKKVMVAIDESEYSHYALIWLLDNLKESITKSPLVIFMAQPPTKSNYTYAASLGSARMYCPVSANPDFVASVQENHKKLALAYLEKAKDICASRGVNAKTLTEVGDPSTAICDAVQKFNINLLVLGERGLGKLKRTLLGSVSNYCVQNANCPVLVVRKP